One genomic region from Leptolyngbyaceae cyanobacterium JSC-12 encodes:
- a CDS encoding hypothetical protein (IMG reference gene:2510094375), with protein sequence MATDHLSLFLSTSAEGVPVLVTSTTHPAQLVHVAHATAHDYITLWVNNFHTDDVEVNTYVTANGVASDSTSPVASTIIIPPKSGKAILEPGVPLTGSRNLKIRASVTNVVTFQGYVYRRIQT encoded by the coding sequence ATGGCAACTGACCACCTATCACTTTTTCTCTCAACTTCAGCGGAAGGTGTACCTGTTCTTGTTACATCAACAACCCACCCGGCGCAACTTGTGCATGTAGCACACGCAACTGCTCACGACTACATTACTCTTTGGGTTAATAACTTTCACACTGATGACGTAGAAGTAAACACTTACGTCACAGCCAACGGAGTTGCTTCAGATAGTACGTCACCTGTTGCATCCACCATCATTATTCCACCTAAATCAGGAAAAGCCATTCTGGAACCAGGAGTACCTTTAACGGGTAGTCGAAATTTGAAAATAAGGGCGTCAGTCACAAATGTCGTGACTTTTCAAGGGTATGTCTATCGTCGCATCCAGACTTAA
- a CDS encoding hypothetical protein (IMG reference gene:2510094376), with amino-acid sequence MRLSLSKGSSGVINLPKNLKVNAQRLQGVLVTVPNTDDEVFVWRNNTWLPDKFLPSIGIEGLTLSNNAIDADHDLNFSAGAALTTIGQRRVARLDTTLVKQLDSSWEAGNNSGGLFNDVNLEAPNTYHCFLLVNNSTGEVDAGFDDNLNAENRPAGWSARRVGSILYRGSSIVAFNQFGWFFEHKTPIVDLNGVEIATTSTLYTLSVPTGLPVEASFIFAGGLAGDIEGGDVSISVQSPDQNTQTPNLGPHVGSFRGTYGSFFVFTPVDLTDTTTVLSLLRHTNAEAKIKMIRTGEYLGSAWQTTLITTGWYDHALLRGY; translated from the coding sequence ATGCGTTTATCCTTATCAAAAGGTTCAAGTGGGGTTATTAATCTCCCTAAAAACTTGAAAGTGAATGCACAAAGACTTCAGGGTGTTTTAGTAACAGTCCCGAACACCGATGATGAAGTTTTTGTGTGGAGGAATAATACCTGGTTACCAGACAAGTTTTTGCCCAGTATAGGGATAGAAGGACTTACTCTATCTAATAATGCGATCGACGCTGACCACGATTTGAATTTTAGTGCGGGTGCTGCCCTAACTACGATTGGACAAAGAAGAGTCGCAAGACTCGATACAACTTTAGTAAAACAATTAGATAGTTCTTGGGAAGCTGGCAACAACAGCGGTGGTTTATTTAATGATGTAAACCTAGAAGCACCCAATACTTACCATTGCTTTCTTTTAGTTAATAACTCTACAGGAGAAGTGGATGCTGGTTTTGATGATAATCTAAATGCAGAAAATCGCCCAGCCGGATGGTCTGCTAGACGAGTTGGTTCCATTTTATATAGAGGTTCCAGCATTGTTGCGTTTAATCAGTTTGGGTGGTTTTTTGAGCATAAAACTCCCATAGTTGATTTGAATGGTGTTGAAATAGCCACAACTAGTACTCTATATACGTTAAGTGTACCAACGGGATTACCTGTGGAGGCTTCCTTTATTTTTGCTGGTGGTTTAGCTGGTGATATTGAAGGCGGGGACGTTAGTATTTCTGTGCAATCACCGGACCAAAACACGCAGACTCCAAATTTGGGTCCACACGTAGGTTCCTTTCGGGGAACTTATGGCAGCTTTTTTGTGTTTACTCCAGTAGACCTCACTGACACAACTACGGTTTTATCGTTACTCAGGCACACAAATGCAGAAGCAAAGATAAAGATGATTAGAACCGGAGAATACTTAGGGAGTGCTTGGCAGACCACTTTAATAACTACTGGGTGGTATGACCATGCTTTGCTAAGGGGATACTGA
- a CDS encoding hypothetical protein (IMG reference gene:2510094377) — protein sequence MYSNLNPYVINVYSQRPLWNAASFRGLHVRRTQEATTNALFWTGTQFEPLPSLKATHLEGLTIVNNSTNPNTHIDVTPGYCVTTVGGRYAVQAVSSLTKNLEATWAPGNNNGGRFNSVSLTDSTYHFFLIFNPQTKAIDAGFDSAVSGTNIPTGWVGRRLGSIRRVSGAIELFNQIGAYFQRKTVAVDLNSIAIPTTGADYTLSIPVGKSMLAHGNFSPGATAINEAMALVVHSPNKTSFVPNSSPATADFKGTSGSWLFYDTVVDYALVSPNTEVWVPTNGNAQAHFRRTGNYAADVNQQSTFQTLGWYDLSLLEGL from the coding sequence ATGTACAGCAACCTGAACCCTTACGTAATAAACGTATACTCTCAACGTCCGTTATGGAACGCTGCTTCTTTTCGTGGTCTGCATGTTAGAAGAACACAGGAGGCAACTACAAATGCACTCTTCTGGACAGGAACTCAATTTGAACCGCTGCCTTCTTTGAAAGCAACTCATCTCGAAGGTTTAACAATCGTAAACAACTCAACTAACCCAAACACGCATATCGATGTTACACCCGGTTATTGTGTCACAACGGTTGGTGGTCGGTACGCTGTTCAAGCAGTTAGCTCGTTAACTAAAAACTTGGAAGCGACGTGGGCACCAGGAAACAATAACGGTGGTCGTTTCAACTCTGTTTCTTTGACAGACAGCACTTACCATTTTTTCCTAATTTTCAACCCTCAAACAAAAGCGATCGATGCCGGGTTTGATAGTGCAGTTAGCGGCACAAACATTCCTACAGGTTGGGTTGGTAGACGGTTAGGCTCAATCAGAAGGGTATCTGGTGCAATTGAGCTGTTTAATCAAATTGGTGCTTACTTTCAACGAAAGACTGTTGCTGTTGACTTAAACTCCATTGCTATACCAACTACGGGAGCTGATTATACGTTGAGTATTCCGGTTGGAAAATCCATGTTGGCGCATGGAAATTTTTCCCCTGGTGCAACCGCAATAAATGAAGCAATGGCACTAGTAGTCCATAGTCCTAATAAAACTAGTTTTGTGCCTAACTCCAGTCCGGCTACTGCAGACTTTAAGGGTACATCTGGATCGTGGTTGTTTTACGATACCGTTGTTGACTACGCTCTGGTTTCACCAAACACAGAAGTTTGGGTACCAACTAACGGTAATGCTCAAGCTCATTTTCGTAGGACGGGAAACTATGCAGCTGACGTAAACCAGCAGTCAACTTTTCAGACTCTTGGGTGGTATGATTTATCCCTACTGGAGGGTTTATGA
- a CDS encoding hypothetical protein (IMG reference gene:2510094378), whose amino-acid sequence MTLFPRRSGSINNICLHRNFDATSIKSVPVPTQTPSVGEILGRFNTEIKTAPYFIATAPEGLSLSWHSSSEITVKSGRAVTTIGAYWQAYLPTDVTKSISSTWTYGGAGGRFSGVTLEAGTYHVFLIYDLSTGLVDVGIDNSIVAANRPSGWFARRLGSIVYKDGVILKFFQNGFLFEYDVPQRDIIDGAIADTPTLYVLTLPTGLAVIAKIILSAGVPLIDLGAKAITISMQSPLSTMLPPQSTIQLSTGFQGMAGGVSVVHTLSFNNSLTVNSSTSEYKIPTNTSAQIQMQRIGTYNWTLATTSIQTLGWEDFNLYKGG is encoded by the coding sequence ATGACACTCTTTCCAAGACGAAGTGGGTCTATTAACAATATCTGTCTGCATAGAAATTTTGACGCTACTTCAATTAAAAGTGTGCCTGTACCAACGCAAACTCCGTCAGTTGGGGAAATTCTTGGTAGGTTTAACACTGAGATTAAAACTGCTCCTTATTTTATTGCCACAGCACCAGAGGGGTTGAGTTTATCCTGGCATAGTAGCTCAGAGATAACGGTTAAATCTGGAAGAGCTGTCACAACTATTGGAGCTTACTGGCAAGCGTATTTACCTACGGATGTAACAAAGAGTATTTCGTCCACCTGGACGTATGGAGGAGCTGGCGGAAGATTCTCTGGGGTAACTCTGGAAGCTGGCACCTATCATGTATTTTTGATTTACGATCTATCAACCGGATTAGTTGATGTTGGAATTGATAATAGTATAGTGGCAGCAAACAGACCGTCAGGATGGTTTGCTAGAAGGCTCGGCTCAATTGTCTACAAAGACGGTGTTATCTTAAAATTTTTCCAGAACGGGTTTTTGTTTGAGTACGATGTGCCTCAGCGAGATATTATTGACGGTGCAATTGCTGATACTCCAACGTTGTATGTGCTTACGTTACCAACAGGTTTAGCAGTAATCGCAAAAATAATACTCTCAGCTGGCGTACCTTTGATAGATTTAGGAGCAAAAGCCATAACGATTAGTATGCAATCTCCTTTGTCCACAATGTTACCCCCGCAAAGTACTATCCAGCTATCGACAGGTTTTCAGGGGATGGCAGGAGGTGTGTCCGTTGTTCACACTTTATCTTTTAATAACTCACTTACAGTAAACTCTTCGACTAGCGAGTATAAGATCCCCACAAATACGTCTGCTCAAATTCAAATGCAACGTATTGGTACGTATAACTGGACGCTAGCAACTACTAGTATTCAAACGCTTGGTTGGGAAGATTTCAACCTTTACAAAGGTGGGTAA
- a CDS encoding hypothetical protein (IMG reference gene:2510094379) — translation MFVQKDSNGNIISGAFANFQEGVAEHPITEEEWQEFQVSQTTNVNVFSVQTPTQKLFQRIKEQPEFPWQKFYDSAKISVEAQAVFTLLFTGLTSNLSLDFIASRFKELLDILEQDPKLPKLTAPEMDKFREVLQESGIELALFFESETFN, via the coding sequence ATGTTTGTACAGAAAGATAGTAACGGCAATATCATTAGCGGAGCATTTGCAAACTTCCAGGAAGGCGTAGCTGAACACCCTATTACAGAAGAGGAGTGGCAAGAGTTTCAGGTGTCTCAGACAACTAATGTAAATGTGTTTTCAGTACAAACTCCAACACAAAAACTATTTCAAAGGATAAAAGAACAGCCTGAGTTCCCTTGGCAAAAGTTTTACGATTCCGCAAAAATTTCAGTGGAAGCTCAAGCTGTTTTTACTTTATTATTTACTGGACTAACTTCGAATCTATCCTTAGATTTTATTGCATCTAGATTCAAAGAACTTTTAGATATTTTAGAGCAAGATCCAAAACTTCCGAAGTTAACGGCTCCTGAAATGGATAAGTTTAGAGAAGTTTTACAAGAAAGTGGTATCGAACTAGCTTTATTTTTCGAATCAGAAACCTTTAACTAG
- a CDS encoding hypothetical protein (IMG reference gene:2510094380) codes for MSRENNTGVGFPTLSNMSLPILLLLTVPYFIATFIPAAAIVFTVDTLVDKATRSKVEHVLIAVLVFVFSVFHVNKLSIPIVLLIKNMNWVQALIASCFMLIGLYCGQKFVKLVKGF; via the coding sequence GTGAGTCGAGAAAATAATACCGGGGTGGGTTTTCCCACCCTTTCTAACATGAGTTTACCCATCTTGTTACTGCTAACTGTCCCTTACTTTATTGCAACCTTTATACCTGCAGCCGCCATTGTCTTCACTGTAGATACTTTAGTGGACAAAGCTACACGATCTAAAGTAGAACACGTTTTAATCGCTGTTTTAGTTTTTGTCTTCTCTGTTTTTCATGTAAACAAGCTTTCAATCCCAATAGTATTGCTTATCAAAAACATGAACTGGGTTCAAGCACTTATTGCAAGTTGTTTTATGCTAATCGGGTTATACTGCGGTCAAAAATTCGTAAAGCTAGTTAAAGGTTTCTGA
- a CDS encoding Homing endonuclease (IMG reference gene:2510094381~PFAM: Homing endonuclease~TIGRFAM: intein N-terminal splicing region; ribonucleoside-triphosphate reductase, adenosylcobalamin-dependent), which produces MTDIFEPVQNLEYDPAPMSELIRTRSYARRVEGEERLETWDETVDRCLYSSHLGLKFLGKFTEEETRLVDQMMRERKAFGSARWLWVGGSKWVEKPENYPGGFNCSAWEIVDWDSFGIMMDLAMQGCGTGANVELRCIEQLPVINTKLEVKIVGEPGQREAHKRSEETLVWFLKGSAWILVGDSRQGWVNAYQKLLELSASDKDELKVFVDVSGVRPAGERLLGFGGIANPIALPGMFLKCADVLNQAVGRKLNSLEVCLLIGEAAAAVVAGNVRRCLPEDALVHTANGLVPIKAVNVGDLVQTPAGFKRVTNKFYQGLQDVYEIRTNSMPFRSTLSHRHAVLASAKGDFRWVSCNDLIEGDRLLHTKDVLPGTKTDLPPDFTQLRPKNSTTAKNLTIPSLTPLIAWLIGFTHGNGHVGLGRNKYGKPYGYVNWTTNATYSEEFLTRLKEKIKNGIAEFGLDIEVTPIKGENTIRFNCCSIRLAEYFHKFIKQAGRSLEVPDFILKGDASIRSAYLAGLVDSDGAIYNRPPVLVTNISKTFIYQVGSVLSSLGIAGRYAMSLPSNPNWNIRHSVNIPALKPLYNSLIAPYSLKGPIKIGLKMYGYTIPATLMREEYTYTQMRGMKLSASRQHDSNYEKYSQESDVEIDIPVTVESVEFFETMETYDIEVEEVNCFYCNGYLTHNSAGLRVGSSDDPDFTTSKDNLWQQDESGNWVIDHKRDALRSANHTRAFHKKPTYEECLEAVTKQYHSGEGAIQWSGEAVARANADLLNSPEKKALFLSLYQESIEAAKAYLKSLSNGSDLDEKVLENRIRRYSANPCFTGDMKLLTVTGYKSFAELENTEPKIINKNGNISNSKVWCSGEKEVVRLRLSSKKILKCTPDHVWYTTEGDCDAKHLKGKRLLPYLNVPNHKQEYVIDGFVQGDGNLCRLKSTNHLGVEINIGTKDQEFLSLLEDCGYMYEWNSQSTVYVQGLKDKLISDGFSSAPLPDRSLPTTYKDWSVDKKAAFLNGLFTANGSVLKNEGRVTLKTTSRELVTQVINSLKREFGINAYFTTNKPKKVKFRNGEYTCRESYDVCIQQYESRLLFFNLINFSLSYKTEKLQSLLIRQAPRITSVKSIGFEKVYDFSEPATNWGVVEGYIAHNCHEIIGSDFMCNLAEVHLNQLDPYNFQEQKDAFRASSLQASALLQRDFAHPRINYARTIDPIVGVSATGFFTFFTKLFGVDYVRWWEAGRNPNWDDLSPDGDSLLVRASKLIGFDYDCAGKLYKRIEAEYCKRWRDVVECTVYEYCDRHGLRRPNRCTTVKPSGSMSMLTGTDCNGLHPPFAAYFIRRMTFGKNDPVALAAIDYGYNVVPSQSDKDETGKLLNDPFDDRCTEWLVEVPVKNQIVNAFPELENIKFREFSALAHFDFYMVVQQNYIGHTGSVTISLSEDEIKPLAKRIYEAIRDDEGYVGMALLAKFDAPFPRLPYEAISREKYNELMKGVSQRRKSSDFNKLLSKHLKNKTESGPQDSACEGLICESRK; this is translated from the coding sequence ATGACAGACATTTTTGAGCCAGTACAGAATCTAGAATATGACCCTGCCCCTATGTCTGAATTAATTCGCACCCGCTCCTACGCTCGAAGGGTAGAGGGGGAAGAGCGACTTGAAACCTGGGATGAAACTGTAGACCGTTGTCTTTACAGCTCTCATCTTGGGTTAAAGTTTCTAGGAAAATTTACAGAAGAGGAAACTCGATTAGTTGACCAAATGATGCGCGAACGAAAGGCATTTGGTTCAGCAAGATGGTTGTGGGTAGGGGGTAGTAAGTGGGTTGAAAAACCTGAAAACTATCCAGGTGGGTTTAACTGTAGTGCTTGGGAGATTGTCGATTGGGATTCTTTCGGAATCATGATGGATTTAGCCATGCAAGGGTGTGGCACTGGTGCAAATGTTGAGCTACGTTGTATTGAGCAGTTACCTGTTATTAACACTAAACTCGAAGTTAAGATAGTTGGTGAACCCGGTCAACGAGAAGCTCATAAACGTAGCGAAGAAACTTTAGTTTGGTTTCTAAAAGGATCTGCTTGGATTTTAGTCGGGGATAGCAGACAGGGCTGGGTAAACGCTTATCAAAAGCTTTTAGAGTTAAGTGCATCTGATAAAGATGAACTAAAAGTATTTGTTGATGTTTCTGGTGTACGTCCAGCAGGAGAACGGTTGTTAGGATTTGGCGGAATAGCTAACCCTATTGCATTACCTGGAATGTTCTTAAAATGCGCTGATGTTTTGAATCAAGCTGTCGGACGTAAGCTTAATAGTTTAGAAGTTTGTTTGTTGATTGGTGAAGCAGCTGCAGCAGTAGTAGCAGGAAATGTGCGTCGATGCTTGCCAGAAGATGCTCTAGTTCATACTGCTAATGGTTTAGTACCGATTAAAGCTGTCAACGTGGGAGACTTAGTTCAAACACCTGCTGGTTTCAAAAGAGTAACAAACAAGTTCTATCAGGGATTGCAGGATGTCTATGAGATTAGAACAAACTCAATGCCCTTTAGGTCCACTCTGTCACATAGACACGCTGTGTTAGCTTCAGCTAAAGGAGATTTTCGTTGGGTAAGTTGTAATGACTTAATTGAAGGTGATCGTCTTTTACATACAAAGGATGTGCTCCCTGGAACAAAAACAGACCTCCCTCCTGACTTTACACAGCTACGACCTAAAAACAGTACAACAGCTAAGAACTTAACTATTCCATCTCTGACACCTTTAATTGCTTGGTTGATCGGATTTACACACGGAAACGGTCACGTCGGGTTAGGACGTAACAAGTACGGAAAGCCATACGGGTATGTAAACTGGACAACAAATGCTACTTACTCTGAAGAGTTTTTAACAAGGTTAAAAGAAAAAATAAAAAACGGGATTGCAGAATTTGGGCTAGATATAGAAGTCACTCCAATAAAAGGTGAAAACACAATAAGGTTTAACTGCTGTTCCATTCGTTTGGCTGAATACTTTCACAAGTTTATTAAACAGGCTGGACGGTCATTAGAAGTTCCAGATTTCATTCTAAAAGGGGATGCCTCGATCAGATCAGCTTACTTAGCTGGTTTAGTAGATAGTGACGGCGCTATTTACAACAGACCTCCCGTTTTAGTGACAAACATTAGTAAAACATTCATTTATCAGGTTGGATCTGTACTATCTAGTTTGGGAATTGCAGGCAGATATGCAATGTCTCTACCAAGCAATCCCAACTGGAATATTAGACATAGCGTAAACATTCCAGCATTAAAGCCTTTGTATAACAGCTTGATAGCTCCATACTCTCTGAAGGGTCCAATTAAAATAGGACTCAAAATGTACGGGTATACAATACCAGCGACTTTAATGCGAGAAGAATATACCTACACACAAATGAGAGGTATGAAACTGAGCGCTAGCAGACAGCATGACTCAAACTATGAGAAATATTCTCAGGAGTCAGACGTAGAAATCGATATTCCGGTTACGGTTGAATCTGTAGAGTTTTTCGAGACTATGGAAACTTATGACATAGAAGTTGAAGAAGTTAATTGTTTCTATTGCAACGGTTACTTAACACATAACTCAGCAGGTCTACGTGTAGGGTCTTCAGACGATCCTGATTTTACTACGTCTAAAGACAACCTGTGGCAGCAAGATGAAAGTGGTAACTGGGTGATCGATCACAAACGCGATGCGCTCAGGAGTGCAAACCACACTCGTGCATTTCATAAAAAACCAACCTACGAAGAATGTCTTGAGGCTGTTACTAAACAGTATCACTCTGGTGAAGGTGCAATTCAATGGAGCGGCGAAGCAGTTGCCCGTGCCAATGCCGACTTATTAAACTCACCTGAAAAGAAAGCTTTATTTTTATCTCTATACCAGGAGAGCATTGAAGCAGCAAAAGCATACTTAAAGTCTCTGAGTAACGGGTCTGACTTAGACGAAAAAGTTCTTGAGAATAGGATTAGGAGGTATTCAGCAAATCCTTGTTTTACCGGAGACATGAAACTGTTAACCGTAACTGGTTATAAGTCTTTTGCTGAGTTGGAAAATACCGAACCAAAAATAATAAACAAGAATGGGAACATATCCAACTCTAAAGTTTGGTGCTCAGGAGAAAAAGAGGTTGTTCGGTTAAGGCTATCTAGTAAAAAAATTCTAAAGTGTACACCAGACCACGTATGGTACACAACTGAAGGAGACTGTGACGCTAAACATTTGAAAGGTAAGCGCTTGCTTCCTTACTTAAATGTACCGAATCACAAGCAAGAGTATGTAATCGATGGTTTTGTTCAAGGAGATGGAAATTTGTGTCGATTAAAATCAACGAACCATTTGGGTGTTGAAATAAACATAGGCACAAAAGACCAAGAGTTTCTTAGTCTTTTAGAGGACTGCGGATATATGTATGAGTGGAACAGCCAGTCTACTGTTTACGTTCAAGGTTTAAAAGACAAATTGATAAGTGACGGATTTTCTTCTGCACCACTCCCAGATAGAAGCTTACCAACAACTTATAAAGATTGGAGCGTAGATAAAAAAGCTGCGTTTTTAAATGGGCTGTTTACAGCAAACGGTTCAGTCTTGAAAAATGAAGGGAGGGTGACACTCAAAACAACATCAAGAGAATTAGTAACTCAAGTGATTAATTCACTGAAAAGGGAATTTGGAATCAACGCTTATTTCACGACAAATAAGCCTAAAAAAGTCAAGTTTAGAAACGGGGAGTACACCTGTAGAGAATCATATGACGTATGTATTCAGCAGTATGAATCACGTCTATTATTCTTCAACTTAATTAACTTCTCTCTGAGTTATAAAACAGAGAAACTACAAAGTCTTCTAATTAGGCAGGCACCGAGAATTACATCTGTCAAAAGTATTGGTTTCGAAAAAGTTTATGATTTCTCTGAACCAGCAACAAACTGGGGAGTTGTAGAAGGGTATATTGCGCACAATTGCCACGAAATAATAGGCTCTGATTTCATGTGCAACTTAGCTGAAGTTCACTTAAACCAATTAGACCCGTATAACTTTCAGGAGCAGAAGGATGCTTTCAGAGCAAGCTCTCTGCAAGCAAGTGCTCTACTACAAAGAGACTTCGCACACCCTCGAATAAACTATGCAAGAACGATCGACCCTATAGTAGGTGTATCTGCTACAGGGTTTTTCACGTTCTTTACCAAACTGTTTGGTGTTGATTATGTAAGGTGGTGGGAGGCTGGAAGAAATCCTAACTGGGATGACTTATCTCCTGATGGTGATTCCCTACTTGTTCGAGCCAGTAAACTAATCGGATTCGACTATGACTGTGCTGGAAAACTGTACAAACGAATCGAGGCAGAGTATTGCAAACGCTGGCGTGATGTTGTGGAGTGTACTGTATACGAGTATTGCGATCGTCACGGGCTACGCCGACCCAATCGCTGCACTACCGTAAAACCGTCTGGTTCTATGTCTATGCTGACGGGCACCGACTGTAACGGGTTACACCCACCGTTTGCTGCTTACTTTATACGCCGGATGACTTTTGGTAAAAACGATCCGGTCGCACTTGCTGCAATTGACTACGGGTACAATGTAGTTCCCTCTCAGTCAGACAAAGACGAGACTGGAAAACTGTTAAATGACCCCTTTGATGATAGATGCACAGAGTGGTTAGTTGAAGTTCCGGTCAAAAACCAAATTGTGAATGCCTTCCCTGAACTCGAAAATATCAAGTTTCGAGAATTCAGCGCATTAGCGCACTTTGATTTCTATATGGTTGTGCAGCAAAATTATATTGGACACACAGGTAGTGTTACGATTTCATTATCAGAGGATGAGATTAAGCCGCTAGCAAAACGCATTTACGAAGCAATCCGGGATGATGAAGGTTATGTCGGGATGGCTCTATTAGCTAAATTCGATGCTCCTTTTCCTAGACTGCCCTATGAAGCTATTTCTAGAGAGAAGTATAACGAGTTAATGAAAGGCGTTAGTCAACGGCGGAAGTCTTCAGACTTTAATAAGCTGTTGTCAAAACACTTAAAAAACAAAACTGAATCAGGACCACAGGATAGTGCTTGTGAAGGACTGATTTGTGAGTCGAGAAAATAA
- a CDS encoding deoxycytidine triphosphate deaminase (IMG reference gene:2510094382~TIGRFAM: deoxycytidine triphosphate deaminase), producing MILNDIEIRRLAVEEGMIEPFSEGLIRKVGNQKVISYGQSSYGYDLRLSEKDFRIFRHVPGSIINPKKFNEKNLEESEIYKDEDGKYFILPGHSYALGVAVERLKIPKDVTCVFIGKSTYARCGLHWNVTPGEAGWQGYLTLEVSNSSPADARIYANEGVIQALFLRGEPCAISYEDRNGKYQNQPQAVTLAKV from the coding sequence ATGATTCTAAATGACATAGAAATACGCCGTTTAGCAGTTGAAGAAGGAATGATCGAACCTTTCTCCGAAGGGTTAATCCGAAAGGTAGGAAACCAAAAAGTAATTTCCTATGGTCAGTCATCTTATGGATACGACCTTCGACTATCTGAAAAAGATTTTAGAATTTTTCGCCACGTTCCGGGTAGTATCATCAACCCTAAAAAATTTAACGAAAAAAATCTAGAAGAATCAGAGATTTACAAAGACGAAGACGGAAAATATTTTATTCTCCCAGGTCACAGCTATGCGTTAGGCGTAGCAGTTGAAAGATTAAAAATTCCAAAAGATGTGACTTGTGTATTTATAGGAAAGTCAACCTACGCAAGGTGTGGGCTGCATTGGAATGTTACACCTGGGGAAGCCGGGTGGCAAGGTTATTTAACGTTAGAAGTATCTAATTCTTCACCAGCTGATGCCCGAATTTATGCAAATGAAGGTGTTATCCAAGCTCTATTTTTGAGAGGAGAACCGTGTGCGATTTCATACGAAGATCGTAACGGCAAATACCAAAATCAACCGCAAGCAGTAACACTAGCTAAAGTCTAA
- a CDS encoding hypothetical protein (IMG reference gene:2510094383): MTEALWSNGFTFSSPGKLYTYKIIGPVCRLYDREELPYPCCRLSWKGKEPSWNRVGRRFVPDMGTNRSPSYNVQLLGERKFEDGEWKMIELIYTVQYSKLSPGLKEWWYTPSCKLQHYLHELNSTDKILGVAA; the protein is encoded by the coding sequence ATGACTGAAGCTTTGTGGAGTAACGGATTTACTTTTTCCAGTCCTGGAAAACTCTATACTTACAAGATCATAGGTCCTGTTTGTAGACTCTATGATCGCGAGGAATTACCATATCCCTGTTGTCGGTTGAGTTGGAAAGGTAAAGAACCCAGCTGGAATAGAGTTGGAAGAAGGTTTGTCCCAGATATGGGAACCAATAGATCGCCGTCCTACAACGTGCAGTTGTTAGGAGAGCGTAAATTTGAGGACGGAGAGTGGAAGATGATAGAACTGATTTACACAGTGCAGTACTCAAAGCTCTCTCCTGGCTTAAAAGAATGGTGGTACACACCTTCTTGTAAGTTACAGCATTACTTACACGAATTAAATTCTACAGATAAAATTTTAGGGGTTGCCGCATGA
- a CDS encoding hypothetical protein (IMG reference gene:2510094384), which yields MDLPYVWFIQKDSSKNENSEESEQFYYGYLLSNNQTETIIITENGSFIRLNPYQQGALWGIHPIYQVRAEL from the coding sequence ATGGACTTACCTTACGTTTGGTTTATCCAGAAAGATTCTTCAAAGAATGAAAATTCTGAAGAGTCCGAGCAATTTTACTATGGTTATTTACTTAGCAATAACCAGACGGAGACAATAATCATTACGGAAAATGGAAGTTTTATCAGACTGAATCCTTACCAACAAGGTGCCCTGTGGGGAATTCACCCAATTTACCAAGTTAGGGCAGAGTTATGA